A DNA window from Vigna unguiculata cultivar IT97K-499-35 chromosome 10, ASM411807v1, whole genome shotgun sequence contains the following coding sequences:
- the LOC114165081 gene encoding LEAF RUST 10 DISEASE-RESISTANCE LOCUS RECEPTOR-LIKE PROTEIN KINASE-like 2.4 has translation MICIIIFYFRYKSLTPLVNLCWTTKSDLNIEEFLKDHGSVALKRYTFSEVKKMTNSFKVKLGQGGFGAVYKGKLPTGCPVAVKLLNVSKRNGEEFINEVASISRTSHVNIVTLQGFCLEGRRKALIYEFMANGSLDKLIYNSGPESIASLSWENLYQISIGIARGLEYLHRGCNTRILHFDIKPHNILLDENFCPKISDFGLAKLCPRKESIISLSDTRGTMGYVAPEMCNRHFGGVSHKSDVYSYGMMLLEMVGGRKNINAEASHTSEIYFPYLVYRRLEEDNNVRPDQVMTIEENEIVRRMTIVGLWCIQTFPNDRPTMSGVVEMLEGNINSLEMPPKPLFSSPARSVSCSFSGI, from the coding sequence ATGATAtgcatcataattttttattttcgatACAAGTCATTAACTCCACTGGTAAATCTTTGTTGGACTACAAAGAGTGACCTAAATATTGAAGAATTCTTGAAAGATCACGGATCTGTAGCATTGAAAAGATACACATTTTCAGAAGTGAAGAAAATGACTAATTCCTTCAAAGTTAAACTTGGTCAAGGTGGATTTGGTGCAGTATACAAAGGAAAACTACCAACCGGATGCCCTGTGGCTGTAAAATTATTAAACGTGTCTAAAAGAAATGGTGAAGAGTTCATCAATGAGGTTGCTAGCATCAGTAGAACCTCTCATGTTAATATTGTCACACTTCAAGGATTTTGTTTGGAAGGTCGAAGGAAAGCTCTCATTTATGAGTTCATGGCTAATGGTTCCTTAGACAAGTTAATCTACAACAGCGGGCCAGAATCCATTGCATCATTGAGTTGGGAGAATTTGTATCAGATCTCAATAGGGATAGCTCGAGGGTTGGAGTACTTGCATAGGGGATGTAATACTCGAATTTTACATTTTGACATAAAACCACATAATATTCTTTTGGATGAGAATTTTTGTCCTAAGATATCAGATTTTGGGCTAGCAAAACTTTGTCCCAGGAAAGAAAGCATTATTTCCTTGTCAGATACTAGAGGAACAATGGGATATGTGGCTCCAGAAATGTGCAATAGACATTTTGGTGGAGTTTCCCATAAGTCTGATGTTTACAGCTATGGGATGATGTTGCTAGAAATGGTAGGAGGGAGGAAGAACATTAATGCTGAAGCTAGTCACACAAGTGAGATATACTTCCCATATCTGGTATATAGGAGGCTTGAGGAAGACAACAATGTAAGACCAGATCAAGTGATGACCATAGAAGAAAATGAGATTGTTAGGAGAATGACCATAGTGGGATTATGGTGTATTCAAACGTTTCCCAATGATAGACCTACAATGAGTGGAGTGGTGGAAATGTTGGAAGGCAACATCAATTCTTTGGAAATGCCACCAAaacctttgttttcttctcctGCTAGATCAGTTTCATGCTCTTTCTCTGgaatttga